One part of the Mariniblastus fucicola genome encodes these proteins:
- a CDS encoding cofactor-independent phosphoglycerate mutase, producing the protein MKYVIIIPDGCADEPQESLGGKTPLESANTPAMDSLARDGIVGLANHTPKHLPAGSSVANMSLLGYSPLENYTGRAPLEAAAQGIELGEDDWCIRCNLVNVEDQTMKSFTAGHISSDEAKTLLQTAQENVTDSRLEFIPGVSYRNLLMFRPTAGNPAPFSQETRATPPHDLTDKSVAEDFPRGPGSDLLVELMQQSHDWFEGHEVNQKRAADSKPTASNVWLWGLGQKPNLAPFEQIHGVKGAMITAVDLLRGLAALVGWDRIEVPGATGYTDTDYAAKGKYAIDALSNYDLVCVHVEAPDESSHEGDLEKKVKSLEEIDGKIVGPILEHLKASGEEFRLLVTPDHPTYLSTKTHTHGDVPFTIAGNGVEPDAAENYCEKTCAASGLSMPNGWDLMPFFIKGN; encoded by the coding sequence ATGAAATACGTCATCATCATCCCCGACGGCTGCGCTGACGAACCCCAGGAATCGCTTGGCGGGAAAACTCCGCTCGAATCCGCCAACACACCGGCAATGGATTCGCTCGCACGAGACGGGATTGTCGGACTCGCCAACCACACGCCGAAACATCTTCCGGCCGGTAGCAGCGTCGCGAACATGAGCCTGTTGGGCTATAGCCCGCTGGAAAATTACACCGGTCGTGCGCCACTCGAAGCCGCCGCTCAGGGGATCGAGTTGGGAGAAGACGACTGGTGCATCCGCTGCAACCTGGTCAACGTCGAAGACCAAACAATGAAGAGCTTCACAGCGGGCCATATTTCGTCCGATGAGGCCAAAACGCTGCTGCAGACGGCTCAGGAAAACGTGACCGATTCGCGGCTGGAGTTCATCCCTGGCGTCAGTTATCGGAACCTGTTGATGTTCCGCCCAACCGCAGGCAATCCTGCTCCGTTTAGCCAGGAAACTCGTGCCACGCCGCCTCACGATCTGACCGACAAGTCCGTTGCGGAAGACTTTCCTCGCGGCCCAGGCAGCGATCTGTTGGTTGAGTTGATGCAGCAAAGTCACGACTGGTTCGAGGGTCACGAAGTCAACCAGAAACGCGCCGCAGACTCCAAGCCCACGGCCTCCAATGTTTGGCTGTGGGGGCTTGGGCAGAAACCGAATCTGGCTCCGTTTGAACAGATCCACGGCGTCAAAGGAGCCATGATCACAGCGGTCGACTTGCTCCGCGGTTTGGCTGCATTGGTCGGTTGGGATCGCATCGAAGTCCCCGGGGCGACGGGCTACACCGATACGGACTACGCGGCAAAAGGAAAGTACGCGATCGACGCGCTGTCAAATTACGATCTGGTTTGCGTGCACGTCGAAGCGCCCGACGAGTCGTCTCACGAAGGTGATCTGGAGAAGAAAGTCAAATCGCTCGAAGAGATCGATGGGAAAATTGTTGGGCCGATCCTGGAGCACTTGAAAGCTTCCGGCGAAGAGTTCCGTTTACTCGTCACGCCTGACCATCCGACCTATCTCAGCACCAAAACGCACACTCACGGCGATGTGCCCTTCACGATTGCCGGAAATGGCGTCGAGCCCGATGCAGCGGAAAACTACTGCGAGAAAACCTGCGCCGCCAGCGGGCTTTCCATGCCCAACGGTTGGGATCTGATGCCGTTTTTCATTAAAGGAAACTAA
- a CDS encoding homoserine dehydrogenase, protein MSETSQMEKTGVAIVGMGTVGAGVARLLLDHGDRTARHAGRTLWLTHAVVRDLEKARDVELPEGVLTDDLQRVIDDPEVSVVVQLIGGIEPAKSIMLQLLESGKDVVTANKALLAQHGPELFDRARELGRSIAFEASVAGGIPIIANISQCLSANQIESLQGILNGTCNFIVSKMDAEGADYSVTVAEAQQLGYAEADPTMDVDGTDAAQKLAILAHLAFGARVDWSQIPRRGIDGLQAVDFKYAKHLGYRIKLIALARLTESGLALDVSPMLVKIGQPLAEVRANYNAVGVVGDAVGPVFFQGQGAGQMPTASAVVADLIDTAVGRTSITFETLELWAKGHERVGLADVGSLVSRYYLRFNVQDVPSVLSKISGALGRNGISIASVYQHDVDLSKEGIVPVVIVTKNTSQSAVDTALEELKSVDAIDAVAETFKILD, encoded by the coding sequence ATGTCTGAGACGTCACAAATGGAAAAAACGGGAGTCGCGATTGTCGGAATGGGGACCGTCGGTGCGGGCGTTGCCAGATTATTGCTCGACCACGGAGACCGCACGGCCCGACACGCCGGCCGAACGCTGTGGTTGACTCATGCCGTTGTGCGGGACCTGGAAAAAGCTCGTGATGTGGAGCTTCCCGAAGGCGTTCTGACCGACGATCTGCAACGTGTGATCGATGATCCGGAAGTCAGCGTGGTCGTGCAGTTGATCGGAGGCATCGAGCCTGCAAAGTCGATTATGTTGCAGCTGCTTGAAAGCGGCAAGGATGTCGTCACGGCCAACAAAGCTCTCCTTGCCCAACACGGTCCCGAGTTATTCGATCGCGCCCGGGAGTTGGGTCGCTCGATCGCTTTCGAGGCTTCTGTCGCTGGCGGCATTCCGATCATTGCCAATATCAGTCAGTGTCTGTCGGCCAATCAGATTGAATCGTTGCAGGGAATTCTCAACGGCACCTGTAACTTCATCGTGTCCAAAATGGACGCCGAAGGAGCCGACTATTCGGTCACCGTCGCCGAAGCCCAGCAGCTGGGTTACGCGGAAGCCGATCCGACGATGGACGTCGATGGAACGGACGCGGCCCAGAAACTGGCGATCCTCGCGCATCTGGCTTTTGGGGCTCGCGTTGACTGGTCGCAGATTCCGCGTCGTGGAATTGATGGCTTGCAGGCGGTGGATTTCAAGTACGCCAAGCATCTCGGCTATCGCATCAAGCTGATCGCCCTTGCCCGGCTAACCGAAAGCGGTTTGGCGCTCGACGTCTCTCCGATGCTCGTCAAGATCGGCCAGCCGCTTGCCGAAGTTCGCGCCAACTACAACGCCGTCGGAGTCGTTGGCGACGCCGTTGGCCCGGTGTTCTTTCAAGGACAAGGCGCCGGTCAGATGCCGACAGCCTCTGCGGTGGTCGCGGACTTGATCGACACAGCAGTTGGACGTACTTCAATCACATTCGAAACGCTTGAGCTGTGGGCCAAAGGTCACGAACGCGTTGGCTTGGCGGACGTCGGAAGCCTGGTCAGTCGATACTATCTTCGGTTCAACGTTCAGGACGTGCCGAGTGTGCTTTCGAAGATCTCAGGGGCGCTTGGACGAAACGGGATTTCGATCGCGTCGGTCTACCAACACGATGTTGACCTGTCCAAAGAAGGTATCGTGCCGGTCGTGATTGTGACGAAGAATACTTCACAATCCGCCGTCGATACAGCGCTCGAAGAACTGAAGTCCGTGGACGCGATCGACGCCGTGGCTGAGACTTTCAAGATTCTGGATTAG
- the leuB gene encoding 3-isopropylmalate dehydrogenase — protein MSKRIIAVLPGDGIGEEVTAEAVRVIEKLNAATDAGFECVHVPVGGTAYDLHGTPLPEDTLSTARDANAILLGAVGGPKWESAPRELRPERALLGLRSELSLFSNLRPAILYPELADASTLKPEVVSGLDIMIVRELTGGIYFGGPRGIETVDGQRRGFNTMEYTESEIKRIAHSAFRAAMQRDKRLCSVDKANVLEVSELWREVVTKISSEYPQVELSHMYVDNACMQLVRAPKQFDVILTTNMFGDILSDAASMLTGSIGMLPSASLNADGKGMYEPVHGSAPDIAGQGIANPLATILSVAMMLRYTFTENAMADKIEAAVQRVLANGLRTADLAREGETPVTTSEMGQAVLDELV, from the coding sequence ATGAGCAAACGTATCATCGCCGTCCTCCCCGGCGACGGAATCGGAGAAGAAGTTACCGCCGAAGCGGTTCGAGTCATCGAAAAACTGAACGCCGCGACGGATGCCGGCTTTGAGTGCGTGCACGTGCCTGTGGGCGGAACCGCTTATGATTTGCACGGCACGCCGCTGCCTGAAGATACTCTTTCGACGGCGAGAGACGCTAACGCGATTCTGTTGGGCGCCGTTGGAGGCCCGAAGTGGGAATCGGCTCCTCGAGAACTTCGACCGGAGCGGGCGCTGCTGGGACTGAGAAGCGAGTTGAGTCTGTTTTCAAATCTGCGTCCGGCGATTCTTTATCCCGAACTGGCGGATGCGTCGACGCTGAAACCGGAAGTCGTTTCCGGGCTGGACATCATGATCGTCCGCGAACTTACCGGAGGCATCTACTTCGGCGGGCCGCGCGGCATCGAGACCGTCGACGGACAGCGACGCGGATTCAACACAATGGAGTACACCGAATCAGAGATTAAACGAATCGCACATTCTGCTTTTCGGGCCGCCATGCAGCGAGACAAAAGGCTCTGTTCGGTCGATAAAGCCAACGTTCTTGAAGTTTCGGAACTATGGCGCGAAGTCGTCACCAAAATCTCCAGCGAGTATCCGCAAGTCGAACTTTCGCACATGTACGTCGACAATGCCTGCATGCAACTGGTCCGTGCACCGAAACAGTTTGACGTTATTCTGACCACCAATATGTTCGGCGACATTCTTTCCGATGCGGCCTCGATGCTGACCGGTTCGATTGGCATGCTGCCGTCGGCGTCACTCAACGCGGACGGAAAAGGCATGTACGAACCTGTTCACGGTTCGGCGCCGGACATCGCAGGGCAGGGGATCGCAAACCCGCTGGCAACGATCCTTTCGGTCGCCATGATGCTTCGCTACACGTTCACCGAGAACGCGATGGCAGACAAAATCGAAGCCGCTGTTCAGCGAGTTCTGGCCAATGGATTGCGAACGGCTGACCTTGCCCGCGAAGGCGAAACTCCGGTGACGACATCGGAAATGGGACAAGCCGTTTTGGATGAACTTGTTTAG
- a CDS encoding GntR family transcriptional regulator produces the protein MTAKKTKHQQILEYVRQAILGGTYQAGDRLPTDGQLMRQFSTSRPTVARAMRDLEMEGYLERRAGSGSFVRVPAQTKPSLIGILTPEVGEHELFQPICSEIALQCQKHNLSLLWADSAGNGDGAIDHERNAYDLCQRYISLGVAGVFFTPVEFSEKMLVANREIAEQLDANGISVVLLDRDIERLPKRSRFDLVGIDNFRAGCTQADHMLNLGCKRIGYVSREVSAPTIDLRIAGFRHAMSMRGIDAKNTLEFCGDLEDSAFINSIVEQSPEAIICANDTTAMMLMRSLLQLGIKIPDDIRMIGIDDVKIASMAMVPLTSIHQPCRAIGSAAVNTMVRRIENRKMCAHDIHVDVELVVRDSCGAAKSG, from the coding sequence GTGACAGCAAAGAAGACCAAACACCAACAAATTCTGGAATACGTCCGTCAAGCCATCCTTGGGGGGACATACCAGGCCGGTGACCGGTTACCAACTGATGGACAGCTGATGCGACAATTCAGCACTTCTCGGCCGACTGTTGCCCGCGCCATGCGGGACCTTGAGATGGAAGGCTACCTCGAACGGCGGGCCGGATCTGGCTCGTTCGTTCGCGTCCCAGCCCAAACCAAACCCAGCTTAATCGGCATCCTGACTCCCGAAGTCGGCGAACACGAACTGTTCCAACCGATCTGCAGCGAGATTGCACTGCAGTGCCAAAAGCACAACCTCAGCCTGCTGTGGGCTGACTCGGCGGGCAACGGAGACGGAGCGATTGACCACGAACGAAACGCCTACGATCTCTGCCAGCGATACATCAGTCTGGGCGTTGCCGGCGTTTTCTTCACGCCTGTTGAGTTCTCTGAAAAGATGTTGGTTGCGAATCGCGAAATCGCAGAACAACTCGACGCCAACGGGATCTCTGTCGTTTTGCTCGACCGCGACATCGAACGACTTCCGAAACGAAGTCGTTTTGACCTGGTCGGAATCGATAACTTTCGTGCGGGATGCACGCAAGCCGATCACATGCTCAATCTGGGCTGCAAGCGGATCGGCTATGTCTCGCGGGAAGTCTCCGCCCCGACGATTGACCTGCGAATTGCCGGGTTTCGGCATGCCATGTCCATGCGTGGCATCGACGCCAAAAACACACTTGAGTTCTGCGGCGATCTCGAAGATTCCGCGTTCATCAACTCCATTGTCGAACAGTCGCCCGAAGCGATTATCTGTGCCAACGACACGACAGCCATGATGCTGATGCGATCTCTGCTGCAGCTTGGCATTAAGATCCCTGACGACATTCGCATGATCGGAATTGATGACGTAAAGATTGCTTCCATGGCGATGGTGCCACTGACAAGCATCCATCAACCCTGCCGCGCGATCGGAAGCGCTGCCGTCAACACGATGGTCCGGCGAATCGAGAACCGAAAAATGTGCGCTCACGACATTCACGTTGACGTCGAACTGGTCGTCCGCGATTCATGCGGCGCTGCAAAATCTGGCTAG
- a CDS encoding DUF1559 family PulG-like putative transporter: protein MTSLQKRRGFTLVELLVVIAIIGILIGMLLPAVQQVREAARRTQCLNNVRQLGLACLNFESAHMKFPTSGSTLDSRWTDNFGDNPAYSIETATFSFQILPFIEQNNLHALRSEYGWGGAIPGLSTRVEDTPVPAFICPSRGARIWGTNEGATWACLDYSSVGRTYPGWHPSDRTPVAPDWAWANANGQAQFAWDADESSNQYWAGIIAKGGKLNDGNLARHAKIGFGAITDGSTNVILLMEKSIDATKYSGVHSPAWQIIGEAYGQFTQQNHSNNRYCQPLKGDGDLRAEPSYGATTINEQGNGGPHPGTTTAVLGDGSAHSFNTDMSWSVLWDLSLRADGAVVNHDDF from the coding sequence ATGACGTCTCTACAAAAGCGACGTGGCTTCACGCTGGTCGAATTGCTGGTGGTCATTGCGATCATCGGCATTCTGATTGGCATGTTGTTGCCCGCTGTTCAACAGGTTCGTGAAGCTGCCAGGCGAACCCAATGTCTGAACAATGTCCGACAACTCGGGCTCGCTTGTCTGAACTTCGAATCAGCTCACATGAAGTTCCCAACTTCTGGCTCGACCCTTGATTCACGCTGGACCGACAATTTCGGTGACAATCCTGCGTACAGTATTGAAACCGCGACCTTTTCGTTTCAGATCCTGCCATTCATTGAGCAGAACAACCTTCACGCACTCCGAAGCGAATACGGCTGGGGAGGTGCGATTCCTGGCCTGAGCACTCGCGTCGAAGACACTCCAGTCCCTGCATTTATTTGCCCGTCCCGCGGTGCGCGGATTTGGGGAACGAATGAAGGAGCAACATGGGCCTGCCTCGATTACTCCAGCGTCGGTCGAACATACCCAGGCTGGCACCCAAGTGACCGAACTCCAGTCGCACCGGACTGGGCTTGGGCCAACGCGAACGGCCAAGCTCAATTTGCCTGGGATGCCGATGAATCGTCCAACCAGTATTGGGCGGGGATCATCGCCAAGGGTGGAAAGCTCAACGATGGAAATCTTGCACGACACGCGAAAATTGGATTCGGGGCGATCACTGACGGCTCCACGAATGTAATTCTTCTTATGGAGAAGTCGATTGACGCTACCAAGTACTCTGGCGTTCACTCTCCAGCATGGCAAATCATCGGTGAAGCCTACGGTCAGTTCACGCAGCAAAACCACTCGAACAATCGTTACTGCCAACCCCTCAAGGGCGACGGTGACCTTCGAGCTGAACCAAGCTATGGTGCAACGACGATTAACGAGCAGGGGAACGGTGGTCCTCACCCGGGAACAACAACAGCAGTTCTCGGCGACGGCTCAGCTCACTCGTTCAATACGGACATGAGCTGGAGTGTGCTCTGGGATCTTTCACTTCGTGCGGACGGTGCGGTCGTAAACCACGACGACTTCTAG